In Leptotrichia sp. OH3620_COT-345, the sequence TTTTTTAGTCCCTAAAAATACTTGTTTTACTTTAAAAAGGACAACAAGCTCAATATATTCAGGCAACTTTTTTCTGAATAGTATAATTTTATATTTTTTTAAAAAATTTTGAATGTCAGAACAGAGAAATTATTCAAAATAATAATATTCATCCTCTTTATATTCAGGATGAGAAGGTTTATAAAAAGCAAGATTTTTAAAAAAGAAACCTGTTTTTTTCTTGGAAAGTTCATCTCTTATTTTTTCAGTCATATCTTTTCCAAAAATGTATACTGTTTTAACTTTTGAGTTTTCAGGAATATCAGGGTTATCCCAATTGATTTTTTTAGAAGGATCAACTTCGACACATACTGCAAAAAGCTTTATATGATTAACATGGAAGTTTTTAATTATAATATTCCAGTAAGAAGTGAAACATTGCTGATTTTTAATATAACTCATTGAATTTTCTTTTATATTTTGTTTGATTTTTTCTGAAAAATCTTTAAATAGTGTATTTTGTCCATATGAAATATTGGAAAAAACAAGTAAATAGAAAAAAATAAATAAATTTTTCAGACAGTTTTTCATATCAGCTCTCCTTTAAAAAAATAAAATATATAGTATTTTATCATTTAAAAAAAGGATTTACAATATATTTAAAAATTAAATTGAATTTTAAATAATGACAGTACTGTAAAAGCAATATAAAAAAGATTCAAAGATAAAAATTTAATATATAAAGTATAGCAATTTAATTTGCCTTTTTAAGTAGAATATGATAAATTAAAAATATATATATTACAAGGAGTGATTTTAAATGAAACGATTCAGAAATTTAATATTAATTGCAGCAGGAATGGCAACTTTATCTTGTTCTATAATGGAAAACGGTAATTCATCAATAAGCGGAGGCATTTCAAAAATGAAAAATGTTGATTATTATTCATGTCCTGTAGATGATATAAAAGTCGAATATATGAACAAAGGGGAAAAAATAAAGCTTACCGACTTTTCAGGTGAAGTGTATGAATTTAAAAGTTCTAAATCTGCAAGCGGTTCTTACTATGAAAGTTCAGAAGGATCTTTTCATGTAAAAGGAAATGAAGCTATATTAGTACTTAACGGCAGAACATTTACATGCGGTAAAAGACAGACAGTAAAATAGTTTATTGAAAATATTATTTTTTCATATTATAGGAAACAATAATTTTAGATTAAAAGAGCTGTATTTCCACTTAATATAATATAGCTCTTTTAATTTACAAAAGATAAAATAAATGTTTTTTCATAAAATTATTTTGAAATGAAATAAAAAGTGTTTACTAAAATGTACATTTATGGTAAAATCAATATTATATAAAGACTATTTAGGAGTTGAAACAATATGTTGGAAACGTTGATTTTTAGAGAAATAAGGTATAACAACAATAATGAGGAAATGTTGGTGAAATATCAGAATAAAATTGCGGAAAACTCTGAAGATATAGAAGCTTTGCAAACATTGGCGTCTATTTATCATGCTTTGAAGGAAAATGAGAAAGCAATAGAAATTTATGAAAAACTTGTAATTTTAAAACCTGAAGATCATGAAATAAGAGCATTTTTAGGATATTTATATTATGAAGAGGAAGAACTTGATAAAGCGGAGGAAAATTTAAATAGAGCTTTGGATATTAATGCAGCAGAGCCTTTCGTACTATTTCTGTTGGGGAATGTCTATGCAAGAAG encodes:
- a CDS encoding MliC family protein; amino-acid sequence: MKRFRNLILIAAGMATLSCSIMENGNSSISGGISKMKNVDYYSCPVDDIKVEYMNKGEKIKLTDFSGEVYEFKSSKSASGSYYESSEGSFHVKGNEAILVLNGRTFTCGKRQTVK
- a CDS encoding tetratricopeptide repeat protein, with amino-acid sequence MLETLIFREIRYNNNNEEMLVKYQNKIAENSEDIEALQTLASIYHALKENEKAIEIYEKLVILKPEDHEIRAFLGYLYYEEEELDKAEENLNRALDINAAEPFVLFLLGNVYARRGRISDAVDCYDLAIFLDFDIYTAHIDFARKYEHMGRHKKALKEFKAAFEIDSRDEGLIEKIKYIENKCRTTGQCDMKFDERNYLVTSDKLVFNI